A region of Pyxidicoccus parkwaysis DNA encodes the following proteins:
- a CDS encoding CocE/NonD family hydrolase has translation MHSVSRSLAALLLFSLASPAGAQSTAQAQKPPYGYSPERVERIRSHYIKYEFRIPMRDGVRLFTAVYVPVDASPTKRYPMLMMRTPYTVAPYGVDRYPGSLAPSEAFEKEGFIFVGQDVRGTHMSEGEFLNVRPHNPKKSGPKDVDESTDTYDTIDWLVKHVPNNNGRVGQWGISYPGFYTSAGAIDSHPALKAVSPQAPIADWFWDDMHRHGAFNLALAFNFFSVFGQPRPQPTDNEEWKPYDMGTPDAYDFFLDLGPLRNADAQHLKGQVAFWKDIVAHPNYDAYWQARNLLPHLKNIKAAVMTVGGWFDTEDLYGPLRTYAAIEKQNPGTTNTLIMGPWRHGGWQATEGSELGDAEFGFKTSETYQDLALEFFKSYLKDNKKPDLPEALVFETGANRWRRFESWPPKGVRETKLFFQPKGGLSLNKAPTATTETFAEYVSDPDKPVPYTAELTSGWSKNYMTEDQRFASRRPDVLVFETEPLTQDLTLAGPLEAELWVSTTGTDADWVVKLVDVNPGKQRGWKKEDEFSGKKNRGGQQTLVRGEPFRGRFRDSYSEPKPFKPGEVTKVHFTINDVFHTFQRGHRVMIQVQSSWFPFIDRNPQTFVPNIFEAKAEDFTRANHRVYMSAAHPSFVKVGVLPSDDE, from the coding sequence ATGCACTCCGTGTCCCGCAGCCTCGCGGCACTGCTGCTGTTCTCCCTCGCCAGTCCCGCGGGGGCGCAGAGCACCGCGCAGGCCCAGAAGCCTCCGTACGGCTATTCCCCCGAGCGCGTCGAGCGCATCCGCTCGCACTACATCAAGTACGAGTTCCGCATCCCGATGCGCGACGGCGTGCGCCTGTTCACCGCCGTCTACGTGCCGGTCGACGCGTCGCCGACGAAGCGCTACCCCATGCTGATGATGCGCACGCCCTACACCGTGGCGCCGTATGGCGTGGACCGGTACCCGGGCTCGCTGGCTCCGAGCGAGGCCTTCGAGAAGGAGGGCTTCATCTTCGTGGGCCAGGACGTGCGCGGCACCCACATGTCCGAGGGCGAGTTCCTCAACGTCCGCCCGCACAACCCGAAGAAGTCCGGGCCGAAGGACGTGGACGAGAGCACGGACACGTACGACACCATCGACTGGCTCGTGAAGCACGTGCCCAACAACAACGGCCGCGTGGGCCAGTGGGGCATCTCGTATCCGGGCTTCTACACGTCGGCGGGTGCCATCGACTCGCACCCGGCGCTCAAGGCCGTGTCCCCGCAGGCGCCCATCGCCGACTGGTTCTGGGACGACATGCACCGGCACGGCGCCTTCAACCTGGCGCTCGCGTTCAACTTCTTCTCCGTCTTCGGCCAGCCACGTCCGCAGCCCACCGACAACGAGGAGTGGAAGCCCTACGACATGGGCACGCCGGACGCGTATGACTTCTTCCTGGACCTGGGGCCGCTGCGCAACGCGGACGCGCAGCACCTCAAGGGTCAGGTGGCCTTCTGGAAGGACATCGTCGCGCACCCCAACTACGACGCCTACTGGCAGGCGCGGAACCTGCTGCCGCACCTGAAGAACATCAAGGCGGCGGTGATGACGGTGGGCGGCTGGTTCGACACCGAGGACCTGTACGGCCCGCTGCGGACCTACGCGGCGATCGAGAAGCAGAACCCCGGCACCACCAACACGCTCATCATGGGCCCTTGGCGCCACGGCGGCTGGCAGGCCACCGAGGGCTCCGAGCTGGGTGACGCGGAGTTCGGCTTCAAGACGAGCGAGACGTACCAGGACCTGGCGCTCGAGTTCTTCAAGTCGTACCTCAAGGACAACAAGAAGCCGGACCTGCCGGAGGCGCTGGTGTTCGAGACGGGCGCCAACCGCTGGCGCCGCTTCGAGTCCTGGCCGCCGAAGGGCGTGCGCGAGACGAAGCTCTTCTTCCAGCCGAAGGGCGGCTTGTCCCTCAACAAGGCGCCCACCGCCACCACGGAGACGTTCGCCGAGTACGTGAGCGACCCGGACAAGCCGGTGCCGTACACGGCGGAGCTGACGTCGGGCTGGAGCAAGAACTACATGACGGAGGACCAGCGCTTCGCGTCGCGCCGGCCGGACGTGCTGGTGTTCGAGACGGAGCCGCTCACGCAGGACCTCACGCTGGCGGGCCCGCTGGAGGCGGAGCTCTGGGTGTCCACCACCGGCACGGACGCGGACTGGGTGGTGAAGCTGGTGGACGTGAATCCGGGCAAGCAGCGCGGCTGGAAGAAGGAGGACGAGTTCTCCGGCAAGAAGAACCGCGGCGGCCAGCAGACGCTGGTGCGCGGTGAGCCGTTCCGCGGCCGCTTCCGCGACAGCTACAGCGAGCCGAAGCCCTTCAAGCCCGGCGAGGTGACGAAGGTGCACTTCACCATCAACGACGTGTTCCACACCTTCCAGCGCGGACACCGGGTGATGATCCAGGTGCAGTCGAGCTGGTTCCCCTTCATCGACCGCAACCCGCAGACCTTCGTCCCCAACATCTTCGAGGCGAAGGCCGAGGACTTCACGCGCGCCAACCACCGCGTCTACATGTCCGCGGCGCACCCCAGCTTCGTGAAGGTGGGCGTGCTGCCGTCGGACGACGAGTAG
- the rtcA gene encoding RNA 3'-terminal phosphate cyclase — MTGTEGPDSGRVELDGSQGEGGGQILRSALSLSLITGRPFRISRLREKRDPPGLRPQHLACVRGAEALSGGSSEGATVGASELTFTPGPVRAGNYLFEVGTAGSTPLLFQCLVYPLALAGGGQLTLRGGTHLPHSPSFHYLATVWQPVARAYGLPVRLTMPHAGFYPEGAGEIVAEVGEPEEPPLLVELPARGMLREVRVSSFTGGLPFTIAERQSRAAVSALRERGILAEAENRPLAVTRSVGTVTFVLAQFEHTIAGFTALGERGRPAEEVGREAAVALADFMETGGALDEHLADQILLPAALLASGRLGPATPGTTRFSAARITDHLTTHARVVERFLPVHVSMDPGGDVEVRPR; from the coding sequence ATGACCGGCACGGAGGGGCCCGACAGCGGGCGGGTGGAGCTCGACGGCAGTCAGGGTGAGGGGGGAGGGCAGATCCTCCGCTCGGCGCTGTCGCTGTCGCTCATCACCGGCCGTCCCTTCCGCATCTCCCGGCTGCGCGAGAAGAGAGACCCGCCGGGCCTGCGTCCCCAGCACCTCGCCTGCGTGCGCGGCGCCGAGGCGCTGAGCGGCGGCTCCAGCGAGGGCGCCACCGTGGGCGCGTCCGAGCTCACCTTCACGCCCGGCCCCGTGCGCGCGGGCAACTACCTGTTCGAGGTGGGCACCGCCGGCAGCACGCCGCTGCTCTTCCAGTGCCTCGTGTACCCGCTGGCGCTGGCCGGCGGCGGGCAGCTCACCCTGCGCGGCGGCACGCACCTGCCGCACAGCCCCAGCTTCCACTACCTCGCCACCGTCTGGCAGCCGGTGGCCCGCGCGTATGGCCTGCCGGTGAGGCTCACCATGCCGCACGCGGGCTTCTACCCGGAGGGCGCGGGGGAAATCGTCGCGGAGGTGGGCGAGCCGGAGGAGCCGCCGCTGCTGGTGGAGCTCCCCGCGCGCGGCATGCTGCGCGAGGTGCGCGTGTCCTCATTCACGGGCGGGCTGCCATTCACCATCGCCGAGCGCCAGTCCCGCGCCGCCGTGTCCGCCCTGCGCGAGCGCGGCATCCTCGCCGAGGCGGAGAACCGGCCGCTGGCGGTGACGCGCTCGGTGGGCACCGTCACCTTCGTGCTGGCCCAGTTCGAGCACACCATCGCCGGCTTCACCGCGCTGGGTGAGCGGGGCCGTCCCGCGGAGGAGGTGGGGCGCGAGGCCGCCGTGGCGCTGGCGGACTTCATGGAGACCGGGGGCGCGCTGGACGAGCACCTCGCCGATCAGATTCTGCTGCCCGCCGCGCTGCTGGCCTCGGGGCGGCTGGGCCCGGCGACTCCGGGCACCACGCGCTTCTCGGCGGCGCGCATCACGGACCACCTCACGACGCACGCTCGCGTGGTGGAGCGCTTCCTGCCGGTACACGTCAGCATGGATCCGGGCGGTGACGTGGAGGTCCGCCCGCGCTGA
- the sppA gene encoding signal peptide peptidase SppA, giving the protein MLRLPFVALINLLLLVRSLLGLPFRLLASRHRPAYVRFRLTGDPPYRERRRARFQLGGSRPEPAAVTSLERFRESLRLLAADARVKGILLEVENLEVPPAKRDALVSVLGDFRRAGKRVVAWAVSVDTDAYPLMCAADEALLAPMGRVDVVGYAAEATALGEGLSRVGIQAHFVRRGDYKTAPELFTHATVSDIQARTVESFLDERYVDLVDAVAQGRRKTPEEVRALIDRGPFSARRAVEAGLVDALVSEADLPVHLGLVKPGEGHEDETELEPMATYLATVPFPPVRWRRLRLPPRVALVPVSGLIVPGQAGSSERMTSSGSVVKALRAAGRDRRTKAVVLYINSPGGAPLASEQMLEAVQRVGRKKPVIAFMDRVCASAGFMVAVGAKEIWSAPHAVVGSIGVFAGKFDASVLLERLGVHRTVIVRGENAALNSNSRGFTERERAALEAEVEEIYQAFLAYVAKGRGRTPEEIHSLAEGRVYSGMRAKGLGLVDHVGGFEAACGRALELAKVPAERFDLVTYGGPKQRLSLLKLLMGAARAQVYALCPTAWSLGGPWGTDDLEEMIRALGLRSGLDSPESGRLP; this is encoded by the coding sequence ATGCTGCGACTTCCCTTCGTCGCCCTCATCAACCTCCTGCTCCTCGTGCGGAGCCTGCTCGGGCTGCCCTTCCGGCTGCTCGCCTCGCGTCACCGGCCGGCCTACGTGCGCTTCCGGCTGACGGGGGACCCGCCGTACCGGGAGCGGCGCAGGGCGCGGTTCCAGCTCGGGGGCTCGCGGCCGGAGCCGGCGGCAGTCACTTCCTTGGAGCGATTCCGCGAGTCGCTGCGGCTGCTGGCGGCGGACGCCCGGGTGAAGGGCATCCTGCTGGAGGTGGAGAACCTCGAGGTGCCTCCGGCGAAGCGCGACGCGCTGGTGTCGGTGCTGGGGGACTTCCGCAGGGCAGGCAAGCGCGTGGTGGCCTGGGCGGTGAGCGTGGACACGGACGCGTACCCCCTCATGTGTGCGGCGGACGAGGCGCTGCTCGCGCCGATGGGCCGGGTGGACGTGGTGGGCTACGCGGCGGAGGCGACGGCGCTGGGCGAGGGCCTGTCGCGCGTGGGCATCCAGGCCCACTTCGTGCGGCGCGGCGACTACAAGACGGCGCCGGAGCTCTTCACCCACGCGACGGTGTCCGACATCCAGGCGCGCACGGTGGAGTCCTTCCTGGACGAGCGCTACGTGGACCTGGTGGACGCGGTGGCGCAGGGGCGCCGCAAGACGCCGGAGGAGGTGAGGGCGCTCATCGACCGGGGGCCCTTCAGCGCGAGGCGCGCGGTGGAGGCGGGGCTGGTGGACGCGCTGGTGAGCGAGGCGGACCTGCCGGTGCACCTGGGGCTGGTGAAGCCGGGCGAGGGGCACGAGGACGAGACGGAATTGGAGCCGATGGCGACGTACCTGGCCACGGTGCCGTTTCCGCCGGTGCGCTGGAGGCGGCTGAGGCTGCCGCCGAGGGTGGCGCTGGTGCCGGTGTCGGGCCTCATCGTCCCGGGGCAGGCGGGGAGCAGCGAGCGGATGACGTCCTCGGGCTCGGTGGTGAAGGCGCTGCGGGCCGCGGGGAGGGACAGGCGCACGAAGGCGGTGGTGCTCTACATCAACAGTCCGGGCGGGGCGCCGCTGGCGTCGGAGCAGATGCTGGAGGCGGTGCAGCGGGTGGGGCGGAAGAAGCCGGTGATTGCCTTCATGGACCGGGTGTGCGCCAGCGCGGGGTTCATGGTGGCGGTGGGGGCGAAGGAGATCTGGTCCGCGCCGCACGCGGTGGTGGGGTCGATTGGCGTGTTCGCGGGGAAGTTCGACGCGTCGGTCTTGCTGGAGCGGCTGGGCGTGCACCGCACGGTGATTGTCCGGGGTGAGAACGCGGCGCTCAATTCCAACTCACGCGGCTTCACGGAGCGCGAGCGGGCGGCGCTGGAGGCGGAGGTGGAGGAGATCTACCAGGCCTTCCTGGCGTACGTGGCGAAGGGGCGCGGCCGGACGCCGGAGGAGATTCATTCGCTCGCGGAGGGCCGCGTGTACTCGGGGATGCGGGCGAAGGGGCTGGGGCTGGTGGACCACGTGGGCGGCTTCGAGGCGGCGTGCGGCCGGGCGCTGGAGTTGGCGAAGGTGCCCGCCGAGCGCTTCGACCTCGTCACGTATGGCGGGCCGAAGCAGCGGTTGTCGTTGCTGAAGCTGCTGATGGGCGCGGCGCGGGCGCAGGTGTACGCGCTGTGCCCCACGGCCTGGAGCCTGGGTGGGCCGTGGGGGACGGACGACCTGGAGGAAATGATCAGGGCGCTCGGGCTTCGCTCGGGGCTGGATTCACCTGAGTCAGGACGTCTTCCTTGA
- a CDS encoding peptidylprolyl isomerase — protein MKRLSYWARTAAVAMSLGVGVGGCNRGGSGSTSTEGEVVAVVGDGSITRKELEAKLAEQPAFVRSRYATLEKKKEFLDNLVRFELLVQEARRRGLEADPEVRDMLEKVMVQRLVQLQTEAPEAAEAAEASDAEARAFYDSHLSEYVKPERVKVSHLLLTGARGTPERQKALARAAQLATEIRRGLDVPRAFDAAVRANSQDSSTQASGGDLGFRTRQELEAVGGSALADAALSLKTVGQLSTPIETDQGVHLLMLQARQPGSEQTFEQAQPRIVQRLSAERRAKALDTLVQSLRDKTRVEIKEDVLTQVNPAPSEARAP, from the coding sequence ATGAAGCGGCTTTCGTACTGGGCGAGGACGGCGGCGGTGGCGATGTCACTGGGCGTCGGGGTTGGCGGCTGCAACCGAGGCGGGTCCGGGAGCACCTCCACCGAGGGAGAAGTGGTGGCGGTCGTTGGAGATGGAAGCATCACCCGGAAGGAGTTGGAGGCGAAGCTGGCGGAGCAGCCAGCCTTTGTCCGCTCCCGCTACGCCACGCTGGAGAAGAAGAAAGAGTTTCTCGACAACCTCGTGCGTTTTGAATTGCTGGTGCAGGAAGCACGGCGTCGCGGGTTGGAAGCGGACCCGGAGGTCCGCGACATGCTCGAGAAGGTCATGGTGCAACGTCTGGTGCAACTCCAGACAGAGGCACCCGAGGCCGCCGAGGCCGCCGAGGCGAGCGACGCGGAAGCCCGTGCATTCTATGACTCACATCTGTCTGAGTATGTGAAGCCCGAGCGGGTGAAGGTCAGCCACCTGCTGCTCACCGGCGCCCGGGGCACCCCGGAGCGTCAGAAGGCGCTCGCGCGCGCGGCCCAGCTGGCGACGGAGATTCGCCGTGGCTTGGACGTCCCGCGTGCATTCGACGCGGCGGTGCGTGCCAACTCACAGGATTCCTCGACGCAGGCCTCCGGTGGCGACCTGGGCTTCCGGACGCGACAGGAATTGGAGGCGGTGGGCGGCTCGGCGCTGGCGGATGCGGCCCTGTCGCTCAAGACGGTGGGCCAGCTCTCCACCCCCATCGAGACTGATCAGGGCGTGCATCTGTTGATGCTCCAGGCGCGTCAGCCCGGCAGCGAGCAGACCTTCGAGCAGGCACAGCCGCGCATCGTCCAGCGGCTGTCCGCGGAGCGCCGGGCGAAGGCGCTGGACACGCTGGTGCAGTCGCTGCGGGACAAGACCCGCGTGGAGATCAAGGAAGACGTCCTGACTCAGGTGAATCCAGCCCCGAGCGAAGCCCGAGCGCCCTGA
- a CDS encoding peptidyl-prolyl cis-trans isomerase, whose protein sequence is MASACVLLWCVGCDGQRPSKAEASDSSAVVARFEGGVVTSDEVLRESQRLPPNLRAKFETGPGRKEFIQSLVDKRLLAQEAARRGYADDPEIRRQVRELEERLTIQALLAAEEKAVAAPTEAEARAFHAAHPERFAEPERLRLARVLVSVPPGSTRAAWEQARKKAEGLRRRLVAGEPVAKVAEAGDGTERTRGGELGLLARGEFGSAAVEQAALALIQPGAVTPVVEDVVGAAVLVLLERRPARVPPFEEVRSAVLAQMAPGTQRKVFEQVLSRVRGAAAVKFEGGEGTAPVSDGAPVARQ, encoded by the coding sequence GTGGCAAGTGCCTGCGTCCTGCTCTGGTGCGTGGGGTGTGACGGGCAGCGTCCCTCGAAGGCCGAGGCCTCGGACAGCAGCGCCGTCGTGGCGCGCTTCGAAGGCGGCGTGGTGACGAGCGACGAGGTGCTGCGCGAGAGTCAGCGGCTGCCTCCCAATCTGCGCGCGAAGTTCGAGACGGGCCCCGGCCGCAAGGAGTTCATCCAGTCCCTGGTGGACAAGCGACTGCTGGCGCAGGAGGCCGCGCGGCGCGGGTACGCGGATGATCCGGAGATCCGCCGGCAGGTGCGCGAATTGGAGGAGCGGCTGACCATCCAGGCGTTGCTCGCGGCGGAGGAGAAGGCCGTGGCGGCGCCCACGGAGGCCGAGGCGCGGGCCTTCCACGCAGCCCACCCCGAGCGCTTCGCGGAGCCGGAGCGGCTGCGGCTGGCGCGCGTGCTCGTGTCCGTGCCGCCGGGCAGCACGCGGGCGGCGTGGGAGCAGGCCCGTAAGAAGGCAGAGGGACTGCGGCGTCGGCTGGTGGCGGGCGAGCCGGTGGCGAAGGTGGCGGAGGCCGGTGACGGCACCGAGCGCACGCGGGGCGGGGAGCTGGGGCTGCTGGCGCGCGGGGAGTTCGGGAGCGCCGCCGTGGAGCAGGCGGCGTTGGCGCTGATCCAACCGGGCGCCGTGACGCCCGTGGTGGAAGACGTGGTTGGGGCCGCGGTGCTTGTCCTGCTGGAGCGGCGGCCCGCGCGCGTGCCGCCATTCGAAGAGGTCCGCTCGGCGGTGCTGGCGCAGATGGCGCCCGGGACGCAGCGGAAGGTCTTCGAGCAGGTGCTGTCGCGGGTTCGGGGCGCGGCGGCGGTGAAGTTCGAAGGTGGCGAGGGGACTGCTCCGGTGTCGGACGGAGCTCCCGTCGCTCGTCAGTGA